In a genomic window of Corvus moneduloides isolate bCorMon1 chromosome 17, bCorMon1.pri, whole genome shotgun sequence:
- the CBLN4 gene encoding cerebellin-4 — MGWRLLLLALALGGRAATAQNDTEPIVLEGKCLVVCDSNPAPDAKGSSSSPLGISVRAANSKVAFSAVRSTNHEPSEMSNKTRIIYFDQILVNVGNFFTLESVFVAPRKGIYSFNFHVIKVYQSQTIQVNLMLNGKPVISAFAGDKDVTREAATNGVLLYLDKEDKVYLKLEKGNLVGGWQYSTFSGFLVFPL, encoded by the exons ATGGGctggcggctgctgctgctggccctggcgCTGGGCGGCCGCGCCGCCACCGCGCAGAACGACACCGAGCCCATCGTGCTGGAGGGCAAGTGCCTGGTGGTCTGCGACTCCAACCCGGCCCCCGACGCCAAGGGCTCGTCCTCCTCGCCGCTGGGCATCTCCGTGCGGGCGGCCAACTCCAAGGTGGCCTTCTCGGCCGTGCGGAGCACCAACCACGAGCCCTCCGAGATGAGCAACAAGACGCGCATCATCTACTTCGACCAG aTCCTAGTAAATGTGGGCAATTTTTTCACGTTGGAGTCTGTCTTTGTAGCACCAAGGAAAGGAATTTACAGTTTCAATTTTCACGTAATTAAAGTCTATCAGAGTCAAACAATTCAG GTGAATTTGATGCTGAATGGGAAGCCAGTGATTTCTGCTTTCGCTGGGGACAAGGACGTCACCCGTGAAGCTGCCACTAACGGGGTCCTGCTCTACCTGGACAAGGAGGACAAGGTTTACCTGAAACTGGAGAAAGGGAACCTGGTCGGTGGATGGCAGTATTCGACATTCTCTGGCTTCCTGGTCTTTCCCCTGTAA